One window from the genome of Malus domestica chromosome 01, GDT2T_hap1 encodes:
- the LOC103437616 gene encoding DNA-directed RNA polymerases II and V subunit 8A-like: MVDFLFDDIFSIEKVDPDGKKFDKVSRIVAQSEKHGVVLLLDVNTEIYPMHAKDKFLMVLSPTLEWSGATATGKRGQVEQKSLADKFEYIMHGLLYKMSTACSESSKGKPKASVEGSKTDVKVEVYASFGGLQMMLKGDPSSCTKFTIDQNLFLLIRKLI, from the exons ATGGTCGATTTCCTATTCGATGATATATTTAGCATTGAGAAAGTGGACCCAGATGGCAAAAAATTTGACAAAG TTTCCCGGATTGTAGCACAGAGTGAGAAGCATGGTGTGGTGCTGCTCCTTGATGTGAATACGGAGATATATCCTATGCATGCAAAGGACAAATTCTTGATGGTGCTGTCTCCCACACTTGAGTGGAGCGGAGCAACTGCTACTGGAAAACGTGGACAG GTTGAGCAGAAATCTCTTGCCgacaaatttgaatatataatgCATGGATTGCTGTATAAAATGTCAACAGCATGTTCAGAATCTTCAAAAGGAAAACCGAAGGCTTCAGTTGAAGGTTCAAAGACTGATGTCAAAGT GGAGGTATATGCTTCATTTGGTGGGCTTCAGATGATGCTGAAAGGAGATCCTTCGAGTTGTACTAAGTTTACGATTGATCAGAACTTATTTTTGCTTATAAggaaattgatatga